Proteins encoded in a region of the Tripterygium wilfordii isolate XIE 37 chromosome 21, ASM1340144v1, whole genome shotgun sequence genome:
- the LOC119989747 gene encoding uncharacterized protein LOC119989747: MHDCALSRISLSCKQFSLLLFSMEPKPKPKHDFYVVILEGILRRARRLNPTSTDLSPGLPTGLPCVRTSSLGTTLTTPEIRRSPYDVRIEDFADFEVDDNSDDDDG; this comes from the exons ATGCACGATTGTGCATTGTCTAGGATTTCACTCTCTTGCAAGCAATTTTCGTTGCTCCTGTTTAGTATGGAGCCGAAGCCAAAGCCGAAGCATGATTTTTATGTAGTGATCCTCGAGGGGATCCTCCGGAGGGCGAGGAGATTAAATCCTACCTCCACTGACTTATCGCCAGGGCTACCGACGG GACTACCATGTGTCCGTACTTCTTCGCTAGGGACGACACTCACGACACCAGAAATAAGACGTAGTCCTTATGATGTTCGTATTGAGGATTTTGCGGATTTTGAGGTTGATGATAATTCGGACGATGATGATGGATGA